A region of Streptomyces paludis DNA encodes the following proteins:
- a CDS encoding MFS transporter: MHELSNRRKTLVLAICCLSLLIVSLDNTILNVALPSMQRELHASVSGLQWTIDAYTLVLASLLMLSGSTADRIGRRRVFQTGLVLFTLGSALCSIAPNLESLVAFRMVQAIGGSMLNPVAMSIITNTFTGPRERARAIGVWGAVVGISMAAGPLIGGLLVDSVGWRSIFWINLPIGAVALLLTWRYVPESRAPKPRRPDPVGQLLVIGVLGALTYAIIEAPSAGWTSPLIVSFAAVSALSLAGLVLYEPRRAEPLIDLRFFRSAPFSGATVIAVCAFAALGGFLFLNTLYLQNVRGFSALHAGLYMLPMAAMTFFCAPLSGRLIGSRGPRLPLLIAGAGMTASGLLFAVFDAERTTALLFTGYVLFGIGFGMVNAPITNTAVSGMPRSQAGVAAAVASTSRQIGQTLGVAVIGAVLAGGLAGAAGSAAYGHGFADVSRAAWWIITACGACVLLVGLLTSGSWARGTALRTAERLEPAAVGAGPRATEDRPAEDRPTEGRSGAAQTRAAASDADRDPGAGS, translated from the coding sequence ATGCACGAACTGAGCAACCGGCGCAAAACGCTGGTGCTGGCCATCTGCTGTCTGAGTCTTCTGATTGTCAGCTTGGACAACACGATCCTCAATGTCGCCCTGCCCTCCATGCAGAGAGAGCTGCACGCCTCCGTCTCCGGGCTCCAGTGGACGATCGACGCGTACACCCTCGTGCTCGCCTCCCTGCTGATGCTCTCGGGCTCGACGGCCGACCGGATCGGCCGGCGCCGGGTGTTCCAGACCGGTCTGGTGCTCTTCACGCTCGGCTCGGCGCTCTGCTCGATCGCGCCGAACCTGGAGTCGCTGGTCGCCTTCCGGATGGTGCAGGCCATAGGCGGTTCGATGCTCAATCCCGTCGCGATGTCGATCATCACCAACACCTTCACCGGGCCGCGCGAGCGGGCCCGCGCCATCGGTGTCTGGGGCGCGGTGGTGGGCATCTCGATGGCGGCGGGCCCGCTGATCGGCGGGCTGCTGGTGGACTCGGTCGGCTGGCGGTCGATCTTCTGGATCAATCTGCCGATCGGCGCCGTCGCCCTGCTGCTGACCTGGCGGTACGTCCCCGAATCGCGCGCCCCGAAGCCGCGCAGGCCCGACCCCGTGGGACAGCTGCTGGTGATCGGCGTCCTCGGCGCGCTGACGTACGCGATCATCGAGGCGCCCTCGGCGGGCTGGACCTCGCCGCTGATCGTGTCGTTCGCCGCCGTCTCGGCGCTCTCGCTGGCCGGACTGGTGCTGTACGAGCCCAGGCGCGCGGAGCCGCTGATCGATCTGCGGTTCTTCCGGAGCGCCCCGTTCAGCGGCGCGACCGTGATCGCGGTGTGCGCGTTCGCCGCGCTGGGCGGGTTCCTCTTCCTCAATACGCTCTATCTTCAGAACGTCCGGGGCTTCTCCGCGCTCCACGCCGGGCTCTACATGCTCCCGATGGCCGCCATGACCTTCTTCTGCGCGCCGCTGTCGGGGCGGCTGATCGGCAGCCGGGGGCCCCGGCTGCCGCTGCTGATCGCCGGGGCCGGGATGACGGCGAGCGGGCTGCTCTTCGCCGTGTTCGACGCGGAGCGGACCACGGCGCTGCTGTTCACCGGGTATGTGCTGTTCGGCATCGGGTTCGGCATGGTCAACGCGCCCATCACCAACACCGCCGTCTCCGGGATGCCGCGCTCCCAGGCGGGGGTGGCGGCGGCCGTCGCGTCCACCAGCCGGCAGATCGGGCAGACGCTGGGGGTCGCGGTGATCGGCGCGGTGCTGGCGGGCGGGCTGGCGGGGGCGGCGGGCTCGGCGGCGTACGGGCACGGGTTCGCGGACGTGAGCCGCGCGGCCTGGTGGATCATCACGGCGTGCGGCGCGTGCGTCCTGCTGGTCGGCCTGCTGACCAGCGGTTCCTGGGCGCGCGGTACGGCGCTGCGGACGGCGGAGCGTCTGGAGCCGGCCGCCGTCGGCGCGGGTCCGCGCGCCACAGAGGACCGGCCCGCCGAGGACCGGCCCACCGAGGGCCGGTCCGGGGCGGCTCAGACCAGGGCGGCGGCCTCCGACGCGGACCGGGATCCGGGCGCGGGCTCCTGA
- a CDS encoding MmyB family transcriptional regulator — protein MSTSAGPGTTAGQETEMRRHELAGFLRSRRERITPEQVGLDRGRRRRTPGLRREEVAQLSAVGVTWYTWLEQARPIQVSAQVLDALARALLLDAGERHHLFALAATADPAPGTPCPTITPALRQMLERLEPFPSCVQNSRYDILAYNSTYRVLMCDLDALPPEDRNCLWLAFTHDGWRASLGNRDETCRIMVAKFRASMAEHLAEPPWKTLLGRLLAASPEFREIWERHEVVAPVGDRTKRFVNSRVGQLNLAHTNLWLGPASGPRLVSYVPVDEDSRRRLVRLQESVPGPEAASAGPARGQEPAPGSRSASEAAALV, from the coding sequence ATGAGTACTTCCGCGGGGCCCGGTACGACGGCGGGCCAGGAGACGGAGATGCGGCGGCACGAGCTGGCGGGTTTCCTGCGCAGCCGCCGCGAGCGCATCACACCCGAGCAGGTGGGGCTGGACCGGGGCAGACGTCGGCGTACGCCGGGACTGCGGCGTGAGGAGGTCGCCCAGCTGTCGGCCGTCGGGGTGACCTGGTACACGTGGCTGGAGCAGGCCCGGCCCATCCAGGTGTCCGCGCAGGTGCTGGACGCGCTGGCCAGGGCGCTGCTGCTCGACGCCGGGGAGCGCCACCATCTCTTCGCCCTCGCGGCGACCGCCGATCCGGCCCCCGGGACGCCCTGCCCCACCATCACGCCCGCGCTGCGGCAGATGCTGGAGCGGCTGGAGCCGTTCCCGTCCTGTGTGCAGAACAGCCGGTACGACATCCTCGCGTACAACAGCACGTACCGGGTGCTCATGTGCGATCTGGACGCGCTGCCGCCCGAGGACCGCAACTGTCTGTGGCTGGCCTTCACCCACGACGGATGGCGGGCCTCGCTCGGCAACCGCGACGAGACCTGCCGGATCATGGTGGCCAAGTTCCGTGCCTCCATGGCCGAGCATCTCGCCGAGCCGCCGTGGAAGACGCTGCTCGGACGGCTGCTCGCGGCGTCGCCCGAGTTCCGGGAGATCTGGGAGCGGCACGAGGTGGTCGCGCCTGTCGGGGACCGGACGAAGCGATTCGTCAACTCCCGGGTCGGGCAGCTCAATCTGGCGCACACCAACCTCTGGCTGGGCCCCGCGTCCGGGCCCCGGCTCGTGAGCTATGTGCCGGTGGACGAGGATTCCCGGCGCCGGCTGGTACGGCTCCAGGAGTCGGTGCCGGGGCCGGAGGCGGCGTCCGCCGGGCCCGCCCGGGGTCAGGAGCCCGCGCCCGGATCCCGGTCCGCGTCGGAGGCCGCCGCCCTGGTCTGA